A genomic region of Bosea sp. 124 contains the following coding sequences:
- a CDS encoding flavin reductase family protein: MSGTIVDCTTSKTSDAVSLYRRTMGRLAGGVAVILSGTREAPVGMTVNSLVSVSLNPLLLLFCARLHSATAAAIARSEVFSVNILTEGQIRASVHFSGKHADFDTADLQARDEHIWMKDNAGTMLCRVERIHRAGDHDIIIGRVDDVIAGSELPAPLIYHEGQYYSLGSACALPERGDSRALRLSVPDGYEGRP; encoded by the coding sequence ATGTCGGGGACAATCGTCGATTGCACCACGAGCAAGACGAGTGACGCAGTCAGTTTGTATCGCCGCACCATGGGGCGCCTCGCCGGCGGGGTCGCGGTGATCCTGTCAGGCACCCGGGAGGCGCCGGTCGGAATGACCGTCAATTCACTGGTTTCCGTGAGTCTGAATCCCTTGCTGCTGCTGTTTTGTGCCAGACTTCATAGCGCGACGGCTGCAGCGATTGCCCGCAGCGAGGTGTTCTCGGTGAACATCCTGACGGAAGGGCAGATCCGCGCGTCGGTTCATTTTTCGGGAAAGCACGCGGATTTCGACACGGCCGACCTTCAGGCTCGTGACGAGCATATCTGGATGAAAGACAATGCAGGCACGATGCTTTGCCGTGTCGAACGCATCCATCGCGCCGGCGATCACGACATTATCATTGGCCGGGTCGACGACGTCATCGCCGGAAGCGAATTGCCGGCGCCGCTGATCTATCATGAAGGGCAGTACTATTCACTCGGAAGCGCCTGCGCGCTTCCCGAGCGTGGAGACAGCAGGGCGCTTCGCCTGTCCGTCCCGGATGGTTATGAAGGCCGTCCATGA
- a CDS encoding undecaprenyl-phosphate glucose phosphotransferase, with the protein MRLSYEHVQTLAFSIDVILIVVASIFSGIIYHLVIFSTSGDIIQYTSFGFLTAIIFTFSNHFRSLYAGQELLDFHKQVRSILFNIILTFFVLTSIAFSLKISVLISRGYVGLFFFATLLSLVVSRAVWRHFLHIALDRGLFVRRRILAICEDDRDLAGPTITELRRYGHMPVSTLNIPAGDVSQEDIHGLIRQAATASQNLSIDEIVIAISIHRLKIVTQLVEELRSLPLPVRFAFDGASAEVISRPAHQLGGILSFQVQRHPLSFSESVLKRSLDIVAASAALIALAPTMLLTAVAIKLTSPGPVLFKQMRFGVNGKRFQILKFRSMSVLPEGADFRQASRNDARVTWVGRIIRRTSIDELPQFWNVLRGEMSIVGPRPHAVAHDEAYESLIQRYAMRRFMKPGLTGWAQVNGSRGETPNVESMVLRVQYDLWYIDNWSIWLDASIMFRTLLLLCNPKDVY; encoded by the coding sequence ATGCGGCTGAGCTATGAGCATGTCCAGACGCTCGCCTTCTCTATCGACGTTATTTTGATCGTTGTCGCTAGTATATTTTCGGGTATTATCTATCATTTGGTTATTTTCTCCACTTCTGGAGATATTATTCAATACACTTCATTTGGATTTTTGACGGCAATAATATTTACATTTTCTAATCATTTTAGATCTTTGTATGCCGGTCAGGAGCTTCTGGATTTTCATAAACAGGTCCGGAGCATATTGTTTAATATAATACTTACTTTTTTCGTTTTGACATCTATTGCGTTCAGCCTGAAGATTTCGGTCTTGATATCCCGCGGCTACGTCGGGTTGTTTTTCTTCGCGACTTTGCTGAGTCTGGTGGTCAGCCGTGCGGTCTGGCGGCATTTCTTGCACATCGCCCTGGATCGTGGGTTGTTCGTGCGGCGTCGGATATTGGCTATATGCGAAGATGATCGTGATCTGGCTGGCCCTACGATCACCGAGCTCCGCCGTTATGGGCATATGCCGGTCAGTACGCTCAACATTCCTGCCGGCGACGTATCTCAGGAAGACATCCATGGCCTTATCCGGCAGGCTGCGACGGCTTCCCAAAATCTATCGATCGACGAGATCGTCATTGCTATTTCGATACATCGACTCAAGATCGTAACCCAGCTTGTCGAGGAGCTTCGTTCACTGCCGCTGCCGGTGCGGTTCGCGTTCGACGGTGCGTCAGCCGAGGTGATATCGCGGCCGGCGCACCAGTTGGGCGGCATCCTGTCGTTCCAGGTGCAGCGGCACCCCTTGAGTTTTTCGGAAAGCGTCCTGAAACGGTCGCTCGACATCGTCGCGGCATCGGCAGCGCTCATTGCTCTTGCGCCGACGATGCTGCTGACGGCGGTTGCCATCAAGCTGACCAGCCCGGGGCCGGTGTTGTTCAAGCAGATGCGCTTCGGGGTGAACGGGAAGCGGTTCCAGATCTTGAAATTCCGAAGCATGTCGGTCTTGCCGGAGGGCGCGGATTTCAGGCAAGCATCCAGGAACGATGCGCGCGTTACCTGGGTCGGCAGAATCATTCGCCGGACCAGCATCGACGAGTTGCCGCAGTTCTGGAACGTCTTGCGCGGCGAGATGTCGATCGTCGGCCCGCGCCCGCATGCGGTCGCTCACGACGAGGCCTATGAAAGCCTGATCCAGCGCTATGCGATGCGACGATTCATGAAGCCGGGACTTACTGGTTGGGCGCAGGTCAATGGCAGTCGGGGTGAAACTCCGAACGTTGAAAGCATGGTGCTGCGGGTTCAATATGACCTGTGGTACATCGATAACTGGAGCATCTGGCTCGATGCGTCGATCATGTTCCGAACTCTGTTGCTACTCTGCAATCCAAAGGACGTTTACTAA
- a CDS encoding WecB/TagA/CpsF family glycosyltransferase, which yields MNKMTGQLRSSPMFGITFSCESTHEIADELCGPVLPKGAGLKHLVTMNVDHVVNLRRNAAFRQAYRNAWKATIDGMPILLYARLRRIGIKERVTGASLFPIVFQRLDASRHKPFIVAPSERTAEILRTRLVEAGFDSSQFALHVPEFGFESDPAASELLVAQISALQATHIIFGVGAPKSEIWIDRHRHALGDAYCLSVGAALDFHAGTFRRAPHWMQQVGLEWLWRFGQQPRRMFRRYFVDSRLVFGAIVNDLRHGGTREPEMTKP from the coding sequence ATGAACAAAATGACTGGCCAATTGCGTTCTTCGCCCATGTTCGGGATCACGTTCAGTTGCGAATCCACGCACGAGATCGCGGATGAACTCTGCGGCCCCGTGCTCCCGAAGGGCGCAGGTCTCAAGCACCTGGTCACGATGAACGTCGACCACGTTGTCAATCTTCGCCGCAACGCAGCCTTCCGCCAAGCTTATCGCAATGCCTGGAAGGCCACCATCGATGGCATGCCGATCCTCCTGTATGCGCGTCTTCGCAGAATCGGGATCAAGGAGCGAGTGACCGGGGCCAGCCTTTTTCCGATCGTTTTTCAAAGACTGGATGCCTCGCGGCATAAGCCCTTCATTGTCGCCCCGAGTGAGCGCACGGCCGAAATACTGCGGACGCGCCTGGTCGAGGCAGGGTTCGACTCATCGCAATTTGCGCTGCATGTGCCGGAGTTCGGCTTCGAATCTGATCCGGCCGCCAGCGAATTGCTCGTTGCGCAGATTTCGGCTCTGCAAGCAACGCACATCATTTTCGGGGTGGGAGCTCCGAAATCCGAAATCTGGATTGATCGCCATCGCCACGCACTTGGTGATGCATATTGTCTTTCGGTCGGGGCGGCACTCGATTTTCACGCAGGGACCTTTCGGCGCGCACCGCACTGGATGCAGCAGGTCGGCCTCGAGTGGCTTTGGCGCTTCGGCCAGCAGCCGCGGCGCATGTTCCGCCGGTATTTCGTCGATTCTCGCCTCGTATTCGGAGCGATTGTGAACGATCTGAGGCATGGCGGAACGCGAGAGCCTGAAATGACAAAACCCTGA
- a CDS encoding glycosyltransferase: MTELGSCAPHRRDDDSTAPGTEHGGAPARSVGIVIIGRNEGQRLVDCLASVASAHAPTVYVDSGSTDGSVAAAQGGGTAIVRLDMSRPFTAARARNAGFRELIGIYPDLDFVQFVDGDCVLDPRWIGAAVDFLNSRPDVALVFGRRREMHPDASIFNAMCDEEWNAPVGQALECGGDTLIRGDAFKAVQGFSDTLIAGEEPDLCVRLRTNGWSIWRLDAEMTRHDANITRFSQWWRRSVRAGHAFAEVSRRHAGSEFGIWKPSLVRAVVWGGLPIVAVAAALLWHPVFVMLLGLLPLQVIRLGLRRPEGAKERWAHAFFSVLGKFPEFQGVARFYASLLRKGDRTIIEYK, translated from the coding sequence ATGACTGAACTCGGTTCATGTGCGCCCCATCGTCGCGACGATGATTCGACCGCGCCGGGAACTGAGCATGGCGGCGCGCCTGCGCGGTCGGTCGGCATCGTCATCATCGGCCGGAACGAAGGACAGCGGCTTGTCGATTGTCTGGCGTCGGTCGCATCGGCGCATGCGCCAACCGTGTATGTCGATTCCGGATCGACGGATGGCAGTGTCGCAGCCGCACAGGGCGGGGGCACGGCCATTGTTCGTCTCGACATGTCCCGGCCGTTCACTGCCGCTCGCGCGCGCAATGCAGGGTTCCGCGAACTGATCGGCATTTATCCCGATCTCGATTTTGTTCAGTTCGTCGATGGCGATTGCGTGCTCGACCCGCGCTGGATCGGTGCCGCGGTCGATTTTCTGAACAGCCGGCCCGACGTCGCGCTGGTTTTCGGGCGGCGGCGCGAAATGCATCCGGATGCGTCCATCTTCAACGCGATGTGCGATGAGGAGTGGAATGCTCCCGTCGGACAGGCGCTTGAGTGCGGTGGCGATACCCTGATCCGGGGCGACGCCTTCAAGGCGGTGCAGGGCTTCTCGGACACGCTTATCGCGGGCGAGGAGCCGGATCTGTGCGTTCGGCTGCGAACCAATGGCTGGAGCATCTGGCGGTTGGACGCGGAGATGACCCGCCATGACGCCAATATCACTCGCTTTTCGCAGTGGTGGCGACGGAGTGTGCGCGCGGGCCACGCATTCGCAGAGGTCTCCCGCCGCCATGCGGGCTCGGAATTCGGGATATGGAAGCCCAGCCTGGTCCGCGCTGTCGTCTGGGGCGGGCTGCCCATTGTGGCCGTCGCTGCCGCTTTGCTCTGGCATCCCGTCTTTGTCATGCTTTTGGGGCTCCTGCCCCTCCAGGTGATCCGACTGGGATTGAGGCGACCCGAGGGGGCAAAGGAGCGGTGGGCCCACGCCTTCTTTTCGGTGTTGGGCAAATTCCCGGAATTCCAGGGCGTTGCGAGATTTTATGCCTCCCTTCTCCGAAAAGGGGACAGGACCATCATTGAGTACAAGTGA
- a CDS encoding type I polyketide synthase encodes MDQNDIAIIGMAVRAPGARSLSEFWDNLVSGRESIETLSEEALLAAGEEPARMRNSHYVPRAAPLPAMEMFDAEFFGVSPKEAAIMDPQHRNFLECAWEAFENSTRMPDSFEGPVGVFAGCGMGSYFYFNVCSNRQLVDQVGMFLLRHTGNDKDFLSTRVSYLFDLRGPSVNVQTACSSSLVAVHYACQSLLSGESDMALAGGVTIEFPHRRGYIYQDGEILSPDGHCRAFDHRAAGTVFGSGVGTVVLRRLADAIRDGDPIHAVIKATAVNNDGASKAGYLAPSVTGQAAAIIEAQALAGISADQVGYVECHGTGTYLGDPIEVEALTQAFRRSSTSRGFCRIGSVKTNIGHTDTAAGVIGLIKAAMTVKSGLIPPTLGYEKPNPTINFAESPFLVNDALHDWQPQNGLRIAAVNSLGVGGTNAHAIIQSPPAIAAAQAAGERDDQPALLVLSARNKHSLDEAAKRLADALESDPALSLTDASFTLFAGRKHFESRRIIPVSGRHDAIAICRDSSSRRGSSRRALEGAAQAAFVFPGGGAQHAGMARALYRKDERFRAIVDEGLGYLTADAAQEIRSAWFATTPDQASTLQRPSIQLPAILIVEIAMARLWIDWGLKPSVLIGHSMGENAAACISGVFSFRDAVNLVRIRGELFDEVSGGGMLSVPLSESDLKAHLPPQLDIASVNAPQLCVVSGTKVELHRFAEQLAALGIDSQPVAIDIAAHSRMLEPILGRFEAFVRSIPLRSPSIPIVSNLTAEMLTADQARDPTYWVRHLRSTVRFAEGISRIADPQRVFIEVGPGKTLSSLIKAQGSVDQNQIVNSLPHADEPVDDHIHLLGALGAAWALGLPVDMTRLWSKGSARRVALPSYAFRQQPYFIEPVAASAQPSQDELPRKLEDLAEWGYGVTWTQSVPAVRVGVGPVKTSWLIFMDDAGLGRELSVRLKSLGHDVVAVAVGDSFRRLDQTNYVLCPEDGQEGFDSLLGHLAADGCLPDHIVNLWLYTADEAHRPGSSFFHQNQERGFYTLFHLARALSQADITNDIALTVITNGMQRVGDENVRYPGKSTVLGAVLVLPKEYENLSVRAIDLPYDGAASKARRLGLKSLALALSGDKRAMPDWFDLLWDDLTTAARGPAAEASSEVVAYRKGRRWLHGFDKIRLDAAEADKSPFKTNGVYLITGGLGDLALTFAQGLAERFQARLVLVGRMKLPPRETWSTFEAESLRMGRVARAIRAIHAIENAGGKAVYMQGDVTNIDEMRHVVTETETVFGVLDGVLHTAGVIKDNLVEMKSTADLETVLAPKVYGTEVLNEALGDRKLDIVVLFSSTSAATAPAGQIDYVAANAYLNAVAQSDAMRAHRRVLALQWGVWNEIGLAAREIDSSVRRDDSDVVAVAQPLIDFRRSEPNGSVRLELTCGPGSHWILDQHRLKSGEAVWPGTGYVELLIQAARELGFAGAIELEQLSFLAPLPIADDETRSVVIQIAPAGAGRLSATVHSESDDGARQVHAEATIVQAAPVSPAALDVQAIIERSHSSDESAVGGKLRSAQEEHLRFGPRWSVLTAIRHGVGEKLAELELDEAFKGDLEAGYLAHPALLDIATGFAMGLIDDYNPAESLWVPAGYGQIRYHGPLPQRILSWARIQPGQDLGDDYATFDIVIARPDGSVLMEASDFTIRRVGKSFAAAGAAERRPAIEHVHGMKRAKPAQDNLSPAQQQLAQLVDQGIRPAEGLEAFFRAIATDLPQVVVSSMDLHMLMKPVRHNEPAAAPDGGFERPEGDVDYAEPAAGIETTLAGFWTQLLGVKRIGANDNFFDLGGHSLIAVRLFRMIKAEYAVDFPISVLFEAPTIAKCAALLEQSGVTTNTADAADTARPRPAIVATRYTHLVPMSGGPASGGRPFFICAGMFGNILNLRHLALHIGQDRPVYGLQAKGLFGSESPHETFEEMARDYLAEMRAVQPVGPYSIGGFSGGGMVAYEIAQQLEKAGESASVVILLDTPLPQRVTLSLPDRLSMKLQDARRQKGSFVANWIKSRIAWEMELRRKRKGGNTAAADQFHNAVIEAAFLRALWAYQVKPIRTDCLLLRPKLDVRYKISAGRELNDVRNLVSKDNGWTPYIDKLTITEVPGNHDSMVLEPHVRVVAEHMRTALRHADMTLPQLLRAAE; translated from the coding sequence ATGGACCAGAATGATATCGCCATTATCGGCATGGCAGTTAGGGCGCCCGGCGCCCGATCGCTGTCCGAGTTCTGGGACAACCTGGTTTCCGGGCGCGAGTCGATTGAAACATTGAGCGAGGAAGCGCTGCTGGCGGCCGGCGAGGAGCCAGCACGCATGCGCAATTCTCACTATGTGCCGCGCGCTGCCCCGCTGCCTGCCATGGAGATGTTCGACGCCGAGTTCTTCGGTGTCAGTCCCAAGGAAGCGGCCATTATGGATCCGCAGCATCGGAACTTTCTCGAATGCGCCTGGGAGGCATTCGAGAACTCAACCAGAATGCCGGATTCGTTTGAAGGCCCGGTTGGCGTGTTTGCCGGCTGCGGCATGGGCAGCTATTTCTACTTCAATGTCTGCAGCAATCGCCAGCTCGTTGATCAGGTCGGCATGTTTCTGCTGCGCCACACCGGCAATGACAAAGATTTCCTCTCGACGCGCGTTTCGTATCTTTTCGATCTGAGGGGCCCCAGCGTCAACGTCCAGACTGCGTGTTCCAGTTCGCTCGTCGCCGTTCACTATGCATGCCAGAGCCTGCTGAGCGGCGAGTCCGACATGGCGCTCGCGGGCGGCGTCACGATCGAATTTCCGCATCGGCGCGGATATATTTATCAGGACGGCGAAATTCTGTCGCCGGACGGGCATTGCCGCGCCTTCGATCACCGGGCGGCAGGAACGGTCTTCGGCAGCGGCGTCGGCACGGTCGTGCTGCGGCGGCTCGCAGACGCCATTCGCGATGGCGATCCGATCCACGCCGTCATCAAGGCGACGGCTGTCAACAATGATGGCGCCAGCAAGGCTGGATATCTTGCTCCCAGCGTGACCGGCCAAGCCGCCGCGATCATCGAGGCTCAGGCCTTGGCCGGCATCAGCGCCGATCAGGTCGGGTATGTTGAATGTCATGGCACCGGCACATATCTGGGTGACCCGATCGAGGTCGAGGCGCTGACGCAGGCGTTCCGCCGCAGCTCGACATCCCGCGGCTTCTGCCGGATCGGTTCGGTGAAGACCAATATCGGGCACACAGACACCGCCGCCGGCGTCATCGGATTGATCAAGGCGGCGATGACGGTCAAGAGCGGCCTGATTCCGCCGACCCTCGGCTATGAAAAGCCCAATCCGACGATCAATTTCGCGGAGAGCCCCTTCCTCGTCAACGACGCCCTTCACGACTGGCAGCCGCAGAATGGCCTCCGCATCGCGGCGGTCAATTCGCTCGGTGTAGGCGGGACGAACGCGCACGCCATCATCCAGTCGCCGCCCGCGATCGCCGCGGCGCAGGCGGCCGGCGAGCGCGACGATCAGCCTGCGCTTCTGGTCCTGTCTGCGCGCAACAAGCACTCGCTCGATGAGGCCGCGAAGCGGCTTGCCGACGCGCTGGAGAGCGATCCGGCCCTTTCGCTGACGGACGCCTCCTTCACGCTTTTTGCCGGGCGCAAGCATTTCGAGAGCCGCAGGATCATTCCCGTCTCGGGGCGCCATGACGCGATCGCGATCTGTCGCGATTCGTCATCGCGCCGGGGCTCCAGTCGCCGTGCGCTGGAAGGTGCAGCTCAGGCTGCTTTCGTGTTCCCGGGCGGTGGCGCGCAGCATGCCGGCATGGCGCGAGCGCTCTACCGCAAGGATGAACGCTTTCGGGCGATCGTCGACGAGGGCTTGGGGTACCTTACAGCTGACGCCGCCCAGGAAATCCGAAGCGCCTGGTTTGCGACGACGCCGGACCAGGCCAGCACTCTTCAGAGGCCGTCGATCCAATTGCCCGCGATCCTGATCGTCGAGATCGCGATGGCGCGGCTCTGGATCGATTGGGGCCTCAAGCCTTCCGTTCTCATCGGCCATTCGATGGGCGAGAACGCCGCGGCCTGTATCTCCGGCGTTTTCAGTTTCCGTGACGCGGTCAACCTCGTCAGAATTCGCGGAGAACTCTTCGACGAGGTTTCGGGCGGAGGCATGCTGAGCGTGCCGCTGAGCGAGTCGGACCTCAAGGCGCATTTGCCGCCCCAGCTCGACATCGCATCCGTGAATGCACCGCAACTCTGCGTCGTTTCGGGAACCAAGGTCGAGCTCCACCGCTTCGCCGAACAGCTCGCCGCGCTCGGGATCGATTCCCAACCCGTGGCGATCGACATCGCGGCTCATTCGCGCATGCTGGAGCCCATCCTCGGCCGCTTCGAGGCTTTCGTACGCTCGATTCCGCTGCGCTCGCCGTCAATCCCGATCGTCTCCAACCTCACCGCAGAGATGCTGACGGCCGACCAGGCGCGCGATCCGACCTATTGGGTCAGGCACCTGCGCTCGACGGTCCGGTTTGCCGAGGGCATCAGTCGCATCGCCGACCCCCAGCGTGTGTTTATCGAAGTGGGTCCGGGAAAGACGCTGTCGTCGCTGATCAAGGCTCAGGGCTCTGTCGACCAGAACCAGATCGTCAACAGCTTGCCGCACGCCGACGAGCCGGTCGACGACCACATTCACCTGCTTGGCGCTCTGGGGGCGGCCTGGGCTCTGGGTCTGCCGGTCGATATGACGCGGCTGTGGAGCAAGGGCTCCGCCCGGCGGGTGGCCCTGCCGAGCTATGCCTTCCGCCAGCAGCCCTACTTCATCGAGCCCGTGGCTGCTTCGGCACAGCCTTCTCAGGACGAGCTCCCGCGCAAGCTCGAAGACCTGGCGGAGTGGGGATATGGGGTCACCTGGACACAGTCGGTCCCGGCGGTGCGCGTCGGCGTCGGTCCGGTCAAGACGAGCTGGCTGATCTTCATGGACGACGCCGGATTGGGTCGCGAGTTAAGCGTCCGATTGAAGTCGCTCGGTCATGACGTTGTCGCTGTCGCGGTGGGGGATAGCTTCCGGCGCCTGGATCAGACGAACTATGTGCTCTGTCCGGAAGACGGCCAGGAGGGATTTGACAGCCTGCTCGGCCATCTCGCTGCTGATGGCTGCTTGCCGGATCATATCGTCAATCTGTGGCTCTATACCGCTGATGAAGCCCATCGCCCTGGATCGAGCTTCTTTCACCAGAATCAGGAACGCGGATTCTACACGCTGTTTCACCTCGCCCGTGCGTTGAGCCAGGCAGACATTACGAATGACATTGCCCTGACCGTCATCACCAACGGGATGCAGCGGGTCGGCGACGAGAATGTCCGCTATCCGGGCAAGTCGACCGTGTTGGGCGCCGTTCTGGTGTTGCCGAAGGAATACGAGAACCTCTCGGTGCGGGCGATTGATCTCCCATATGATGGGGCCGCCTCGAAGGCGAGGCGCCTCGGTTTGAAATCGCTGGCACTTGCCCTTTCAGGCGACAAGCGCGCCATGCCGGATTGGTTCGATCTCCTCTGGGACGATCTGACCACGGCGGCCAGGGGGCCGGCCGCAGAGGCATCGAGCGAAGTCGTCGCATACCGGAAGGGCCGTCGCTGGCTGCACGGTTTCGACAAGATCCGTCTGGACGCCGCGGAAGCCGACAAGTCTCCCTTCAAGACAAACGGCGTCTATCTGATCACGGGCGGACTCGGCGATCTCGCTCTTACATTTGCTCAGGGGCTCGCCGAGCGCTTCCAGGCGCGCCTGGTCCTGGTCGGTCGCATGAAATTGCCGCCGCGCGAAACGTGGAGCACCTTTGAAGCCGAGTCACTGCGAATGGGCCGTGTCGCCCGGGCGATACGAGCCATTCACGCGATCGAGAACGCCGGCGGCAAGGCCGTCTACATGCAAGGCGACGTCACGAACATCGACGAGATGAGGCATGTCGTCACCGAGACGGAAACCGTATTTGGAGTGCTCGACGGCGTTCTGCACACGGCCGGCGTCATCAAAGACAACCTTGTCGAGATGAAATCGACCGCTGATCTCGAAACGGTTCTGGCGCCCAAGGTCTATGGCACCGAGGTGCTGAATGAGGCCCTGGGCGATCGCAAGCTCGATATCGTCGTGCTGTTCTCCTCCACCAGCGCGGCAACGGCTCCGGCGGGCCAGATCGACTACGTTGCGGCCAATGCCTATCTTAATGCCGTGGCTCAAAGCGATGCCATGCGCGCGCATCGGCGCGTTCTGGCTCTGCAATGGGGCGTATGGAATGAAATCGGACTCGCGGCGCGCGAGATCGACAGTTCCGTCAGACGAGATGATTCAGACGTCGTGGCGGTTGCGCAGCCGCTGATCGATTTCCGTCGCTCCGAACCCAATGGATCGGTCCGACTCGAACTGACATGCGGTCCCGGAAGCCACTGGATTCTGGACCAGCATCGCTTGAAGTCGGGCGAAGCCGTCTGGCCAGGGACGGGTTATGTCGAATTGCTGATCCAGGCTGCTCGCGAGCTTGGCTTCGCCGGCGCCATCGAACTCGAGCAACTCAGCTTCCTTGCCCCGCTGCCCATCGCCGACGACGAAACGCGCAGCGTCGTCATTCAGATCGCACCGGCAGGCGCAGGCCGCCTGTCGGCGACGGTCCACAGCGAATCCGACGATGGCGCGAGGCAGGTCCACGCCGAAGCCACCATCGTCCAGGCGGCGCCCGTCAGCCCTGCAGCCCTGGACGTCCAGGCCATTATCGAGCGCAGCCACAGCTCGGACGAAAGTGCGGTCGGCGGCAAGCTGCGCTCCGCACAGGAAGAGCATTTGCGCTTCGGTCCACGCTGGAGCGTGCTGACGGCAATCCGCCATGGTGTCGGCGAAAAGCTGGCCGAGCTTGAACTCGACGAAGCGTTCAAGGGCGACCTCGAAGCGGGCTACCTCGCCCACCCCGCCTTGCTCGACATCGCGACCGGCTTCGCGATGGGCTTGATCGATGATTACAACCCGGCCGAATCGTTGTGGGTCCCGGCCGGCTATGGGCAGATCCGGTATCATGGCCCGCTGCCGCAGCGCATTCTGAGCTGGGCCCGCATCCAGCCCGGCCAGGACCTCGGTGACGACTACGCGACATTCGACATCGTCATCGCGAGGCCTGACGGCTCGGTCCTCATGGAAGCGAGCGATTTCACCATAAGGCGTGTCGGCAAGTCGTTCGCAGCGGCGGGCGCTGCCGAGCGGCGCCCGGCCATCGAACACGTGCACGGAATGAAGCGGGCCAAGCCCGCGCAGGACAACCTGTCGCCTGCCCAGCAGCAACTCGCACAGCTCGTCGATCAGGGAATTCGTCCTGCAGAAGGGCTCGAGGCATTCTTCCGCGCGATCGCGACCGACCTGCCGCAGGTCGTCGTCAGTTCGATGGACTTGCACATGCTGATGAAGCCGGTCCGTCACAACGAACCGGCTGCAGCTCCCGATGGTGGCTTTGAACGCCCCGAAGGCGACGTCGATTATGCCGAGCCGGCGGCCGGGATCGAGACGACGCTCGCGGGCTTCTGGACCCAGCTCCTTGGCGTGAAGAGAATCGGCGCGAACGACAACTTCTTCGACCTTGGCGGGCACTCGCTGATCGCAGTGCGCCTGTTTCGAATGATCAAGGCGGAATATGCGGTCGACTTCCCGATATCGGTGCTGTTCGAGGCTCCGACCATCGCCAAATGCGCCGCGCTGCTGGAACAGTCCGGCGTGACGACGAACACAGCCGACGCCGCAGATACCGCGCGCCCGAGACCGGCCATCGTCGCGACGCGCTATACCCATCTGGTTCCGATGAGTGGCGGCCCGGCATCGGGTGGGCGGCCATTCTTCATCTGCGCCGGGATGTTCGGGAACATCCTCAACCTCCGGCATCTGGCGTTGCATATCGGCCAGGATCGGCCGGTCTACGGCCTGCAGGCGAAGGGTCTCTTCGGCAGCGAAAGCCCGCACGAGACATTCGAGGAAATGGCGCGGGACTATCTGGCCGAAATGCGGGCCGTGCAGCCGGTCGGGCCCTACAGCATTGGCGGCTTCTCGGGGGGCGGCATGGTCGCCTACGAGATAGCCCAGCAGTTGGAGAAAGCCGGCGAGAGCGCTTCTGTCGTGATCCTGCTGGATACGCCGCTGCCCCAGCGCGTCACCCTGTCCC